The DNA region GGAGGTCGTGCCTCTTCGATGCCGCCGAAAAAGTCCACCAGTTTCCGGCATACGTCGCGAGGGTCGCCGTGTAAAGATCTACGACGGGGAATATAAGTTTCAATGCCTCCTGCACCTCGATGACGATATCTTTGTGGAAATGGAGGGATTCCGAAAGGGAGACGAACATGCCCTCGTCGGTCAGGCAGTCCTTCACGGATTTGAAGAATTCGACCGTGAAGAGGCTCTTCGCGAAACCGACGATGTCGGTGGAGTCGACGATGATGACGTCGATGTCGCCGCTTCTCCCTTTCACAAATTCAGCGCCGTCCATGCATTTTATCTCGACGCGGCTGTCGGAAATGCCGCCGGCAACAGACGGAAAGAACTCCTTTGAGACATTGATGACCTCTTCGTCTATCTCGACAAAATAGACCTTTTCGACCGAGTCGTGTTTCAGGACCTCTCTTACGGTTCCACCGTCGCCGCCTCCGATAACGATCACCTTCTTCGGATTGGGGTGGGCATGCATCACGACGTGGACGAGCATCTCGTGATAGAAGAACTCATCCTTTTCCGTGATCTGCACTACGCCGTCAAGGACGAGTATCTTACCGAAATGAGCGTTTTCGATGACCATGATCTCCTGGAAATCGCTCTTGCCCCTGTAGAGGACTTTTTCTACACCATAGACGTACTGGATCGGTGCATACGGGTCCTTTTCAAAAAACTTGATCATCTTCCCTCCTCTTTCCCGGACTCACGCCTCGGACGGGCGCCATGAGTTCGCTCTTATCGATAATCCTCAACGACTTCCCACGTTTATCGTTCAAATCAAGATCGTCTTCGGGATCGAAAAACCATTGAACTCCGATGCATAGGAGATGGTATAGGCACCGCTCGAAGGTATCAGGATGCGGTTTCCGACCTCCGGCTCGGGAAGCTCAACCTCCCGGTCGATGACATCGAAGCTGTCGCAGCTCGGTCCCGCAACGGTCCAGAGTTTCGGCTCGCTCCTGCTTCCGACGATGTATCGGTACTTGATGCCGCCGACGCTCTCCATCAGACCATTAAAAACACCGACATCGATGTAGAGCCAGTTTTCATCGCCTCTCCGCGCCTTGCCGATTACGGTCGCCACGAAAATTCCCGAATCACCCACAACAGCCCTGCCCGGCTCGATGAAGACCTCCAGATCCTTCGAGAACTTGCGGGAGATCGCTTTGGCGATCTTCTTTTCTATCGTCTCTATGTCAACTACGTTTCTTGTATAGCGAATCGGATAACCGCCGCCGATGTTGAGCATCCGCAGGCTTATGCCCTGGTGTTCGGCGGTCTCCGATAGGTCACGGGCCTTCTCGAGGGCGGTGTCCCAGTTATAGACATTGTTACACTGCGAACCCACATGAAAGGTGATGCCGACGGGGTTCAGGCCCCGCTTCTGCGCACGGATCAGGAGCTCCAGCGCCTCGTCCGTCTCAACCCCGAACTTCTTGCTCAGGGGCCATTCGCTTCCCTCGTTCGGAACGGTGAGTCTCACGTAGACATTGGCGCCACGCGCATACCGGGCGAGCTTTTCGACCTCGGCTGCGGAATCATAGGCAAAATAGGTTATTCCGTAAGAGGCGGCCTGTTCCAGGAATTTCGGAGATTTTATCGGATTGCTCGTTATGATCCGTTCCGGCGAGACACCAAGGGAGGCGAGCATCTGTAATTCGCCTTCCGATGCTATTTCGAAGCCGACCCCGAAGTCGTTCAGAAAAGCGAGGACTTCCCGGTCGGGATTGGCCTTGACCGCGTAGAAGACTTTTGCATTCTTGATGCCCTTGCCGATCAGGGAAATTTTTTCCTTGACCGCCT from Thermodesulfovibrionales bacterium includes:
- the speE gene encoding polyamine aminopropyltransferase, which codes for MIKFFEKDPYAPIQYVYGVEKVLYRGKSDFQEIMVIENAHFGKILVLDGVVQITEKDEFFYHEMLVHVVMHAHPNPKKVIVIGGGDGGTVREVLKHDSVEKVYFVEIDEEVINVSKEFFPSVAGGISDSRVEIKCMDGAEFVKGRSGDIDVIIVDSTDIVGFAKSLFTVEFFKSVKDCLTDEGMFVSLSESLHFHKDIVIEVQEALKLIFPVVDLYTATLATYAGNWWTFSAASKRHDLRKMRRDFRIATKYYTDEIHHQAFLPPGMYENLMQRKLQW
- a CDS encoding type III PLP-dependent enzyme; this translates as MDITPDGIPQKIWAKVLNYIALSDEPPPYLLIDREAVKEKISLIGKGIKNAKVFYAVKANPDREVLAFLNDFGVGFEIASEGELQMLASLGVSPERIITSNPIKSPKFLEQAASYGITYFAYDSAAEVEKLARYARGANVYVRLTVPNEGSEWPLSKKFGVETDEALELLIRAQKRGLNPVGITFHVGSQCNNVYNWDTALEKARDLSETAEHQGISLRMLNIGGGYPIRYTRNVVDIETIEKKIAKAISRKFSKDLEVFIEPGRAVVGDSGIFVATVIGKARRGDENWLYIDVGVFNGLMESVGGIKYRYIVGSRSEPKLWTVAGPSCDSFDVIDREVELPEPEVGNRILIPSSGAYTISYASEFNGFSIPKTILI